The genomic interval TGCGGCAGATCACCGGAATCTGGGAGTTCAACGAAGTCTTCCTCGACGAGGTCTACGTCCCCGACGATCAGGTCGTCGCGCAGCCCGGCGACGGCTGGCGGATCGCGGTCACTACTTTGTCCAATGAACGACTCGCCATGGGCTCGACCACCTTCGGCCACGGCTCCAGCACCCTGGTGCGCCGCCTGCTGGAATCCGGGGACCACACCGGCACCCGCGATGACGCGCTGCGTGTGCTCGGGCGCAACGTCGCACTCGAACTCTCGGTCGCCGCCCTCAACCTCCGCAATGCCGTCACCAGGATGAACGGTACCGTCGACGGCAACAACTCGAGCAACAGCGTCCGCAAGGTCTGGCACGCCATCGCCCAGCGCGACGCCTCCCGGGCGCTGGTGTCGATCCTCGGTCCCCGCGCCGCCGTCGGCCACCCCCAGCAGCCCTACACCTTCGACGTCCTCGGACTGCCCGCCATCCTCTTCGGTGGCGGCACCATCGAAATCCAGCTCGACATCATTGCCCGGCGCGTGCTGAGTCTGCCTCGATGACAGGGCAATTCGGTGAGATCGGCCCCCTGCGCGTGGAGATCATCGCCAGCGGTCTCGGATTCGTGGAGGGTCCGGCGATACTTCCCGACGGCCGAATCGCGCTGGCCTCGATGAGCCGGGGCAGCGTCATGATCCTGGATCCTGACGGAACCGTCGCCGCCGAGCACTACCTCGGCGGCGGCCCCAACGGCTTGGTCGTCGGCGCCGACGGCGCACTGTACGTCGCACAGAACGGTGGTCGCTTCGCGGCCCGCAGCCGCGCCGCACCAGGCATACAAGTCATTCGCGACGGACACGCCGACTACGCCTATCGGGGCTTGGAATCACCGAACGACCTCGTCTTCGGACCCGATGGCCGGCTGTGGGTGACCGATTCCCGCGCCGATGTCGACTTCCGGCGACCCGAATCCTCCCCACCCGGCCAGGTTTGGGCCATCGACCTCGACTCCGGTCGAGCCGAATTGATGGCGCAGGGCCCGATCTTCGTCAACGGCATCGGCTTCAGCCCCGACTGCCGCACCCTGTACGTCACCGAGACGGTGCACGCGCACGTCACCGCGTACCCGTTACGCGCCGGAACCCTCCAACCCGGCCGGATACTGGCCACGCTGCTCGGGGCACACCCCGACGGATTCGCCGTCGACACCGCAGGTCGTCTGTGGATCACGACCACCACCGGCGACCGCATCGACGTTCTGGCCCCCGACGGCACCTTGCTCGCTCAGTACCCGCTCCCACCGAACAGCATGCCGACCAACATCTGCGTTCTTCCAGGTCCGGAAGTATTCGTCACGGCCGCAGGCACCGGGAGTCTGCTGCGACTGGTGCCGAGGTCGGTGGCCGGTCTGCCGACATGGTTGGAGGTGGGGGAGGACGACATTATTCGTGTCGACTTGTGTCCGGAGGGGGACTAGAAACACAGTTCCAGTCACCACAGCATCGCTGTGGGTGTCCATGTGCTGGAGGTTAGGGAGTGTTTTGAAAGTCGTTGGGGGCCGGGTATTTCGGTTGGTGATTTGAGGGAGGTCTCCGGTAGGTGGTGCAACGACCAAGAAAAACCGGAGACCTTGTGACCAGCGTAGCGGTGACGAGGCGGGCGGATCTGACCGATGCTCAGTGGGCGCGGTTGGAGCTGTTGCTGCCTCGCGGCAAGAAGGCGGGGCGCCCGCCGAAGTGGACGAAACGACAGCTCATCGACGGGATTCGGTGGCGGACCCGGATCGGCATCCCGTGGCGGGACGTGGTCGTCGAGTACGGGCCGTGGCAGACGATATAAGGGGTGTTCCGGCGCTGGCAGCGCGCCGGGAACTGGGTTTTTATCCTCAAAACGTTGCAGGCTTTGGCCGAGGAAATTGACGCACTGGTGGCATCGCTCGGCGGCCTGGTAGCCGTCCTCGAGAATGCTGACATCGGCGACAAGCTCGAGGTCTATCGGCAACTTGGCCTGAAACCAACCTTCGACCACGCAACACGGGCGGTTGTCGCTGAAGTTCAGCCACAACCGCCCGTGGGCGTACTGATGGTGTCCGGAGGGGGACTTGAACCCCCACGCCCGATAAAGGGCACTAGCACCTCAAGCTAGCGCGTCTGCCATTCCGCCACCCGGACCGGTGGTGCTCAGCAAGGTTATCGGATGTGTCGGCTGGGACCAAATCGCCGTGCCGAGCAGGGTCTGAGCTGGGGATTCGGGTGGTTGGCGGGTGCGGGAGCCGGAGCGAATTCCGGCCCCCGTGGCGGTGTCAGCGCAGCTCTTCGAAGGTTCGCTCGAAGGCCAGCGCGCCGTGCCCGTCGGCGACCTGACGGTCGATCAGGTTCTTGATCGGCGCGATGACGTCCAGCGCTACGCCGGCGTCCCGGCTCGCTTGCACGATGCCGTCGACGGCTGCCTTCTGGAACGCGAGGTGCTGGATCTCGGCGCTGTAGTCGCCGGATTCGATGATGCGGCCGTATTCCGGGATGCTTTGCGCCATGGCGGTCAGCCAGGCCGCAGCTCGGTGTGAGAATGCCTCGACCGAGTGACCCGCCGAGGCGACCATGGCCGCGCCGTGCATGAACCCGGTGAACATCGTGTACATGTTCGCCAGCAGTGCGAAATCGTACAGCGAGGCAAGTCCGGCATCCTCGCCGAAATACTCGGCGGCGCCGAGCAATTCGAGCAGGGGCCGATTCTCGTCGAACACCGCCTGCGATCCGCTGTACAGGATCGACGAGCCCGGCTGTCCGATCATCGGCGGGATCGCCATGATGCCGCCGTCGAGGTAGTCGATGCCGTGCTCCGCGGCCCAACGGGCCAGTTCTCGGGCTTGTTCTGGCGCGGTGCTGGTCAAGTTGATCAGCTGGCGTCCGGCGAGCTGTCCGACGATCGGGTCGAGCGTCTCGTGCACCGATGCGTGGTCGAGCAGCACCGCGACGATCACTCGACCCGCCTGGACCGCCTCGGCCACCGAACCCGCACCGCCGGCACCGGCCGCGACGAGCTCGGCGTCCTTGCCGGGACTGCGGTTCCACACCGTGGTCGGGTGGCCCCCTTTGAGGAACGCCGTGGCCAGCGCCTTGCCCATCGCGCCGAGACCGAGAACTGTGACTGTGGTGTGCTCCGCCATTGCGGGTCAACTCCTTCGAAGCTGGGGGGATGAGTGGTGATCAGCGCGCTGGAATCAACCGTGCTCGCAAGCGGTTGCTCCGACAAGTACCTACTATTTCGTCGGGTACTTACCCGTAGGTGTGTGAGCAGGTAGCGAAGGGGAGCGATGAGCACGAAGAGACATGGGCCATACTTCTGCGGCATCGACGCCGCCATGGACGTCATCGGCGGCAAATGGAAAGTCCTCATCCTGTGGGAGCTGCAGGAGAACGGCGTGCGCCGCTTCGGCGAACTGCGCCGCGGCCTGCCCGGCGTGTCGGAGAAGATGCTCATCCAGCATCTGCGCGAACTCGAAGAGGACGGCATCATCACCCGAGAGGTCTTCCCCGAGATCCCACCACGCGTGGAATACCAACTCACCGAACAGGGTTCAGCCCTCAACGCCGCCCTCGAACCCATCGGCCTCTGGGGCAAAGCCCGAATCGACCGCATCGGCGCCGAACGCGTCCACCTCCCCGCCTGACGCGTCAGGCGGCGATTGGCGCCGACCCACCTCCATTGTCTATAGTTCCGAGGCGCAGTTGATCTTGTACTCACCTGCGCCACAACTGAACACATCCACCTGTCCGGGTGGCGGAATGGCAGACGCGCTAGCTTGAGGTGCTAGTGCCCTTTATCGGGCGTGGGGGTTCAAGTCCCCCTCCGGACACAAGTCGACACGAATCCTGCTGCGCTGCAATATTATTCATCATTCGTTGTCCCCTTCCCGAATTGAACCTCACAACTACTCGCTCCGAGCTACGGCTCGGACCGGCCGTCGGCACCATTCGATTGGCCGCAGCGTGGCCGGTTTCATGCGGCCATCAGCTTGTGCAGCCGGGCAGCCTCGGTGCGGTCAGGAACGGATCTGAGGCAGGCTCGTGGTTCGCGATCGTGTACCCACTTCGAATGCGAGATAGGCCAAATCCTCGATCGCAGGGGCGCGGAAAGGTCGCTTCAGCATGTGCGCTGGGGACGCAGCCTAGAACACGATATTGATGTGGGCTTCGTCTAGCCCGACTCCCTGGCTGGTGGCAGGGTTCCAGTCGTAGGTGCCTTTCCAGCGGCCGAGGTCTCCGACGATGGTTTCGATGAGTGGCGCGACGTCGGCGCGGTTAGCTGTGGTGGTGGGCAATTGAACTGTCCACGGCTGCAGTCGGCGCAATGCGAGACCAGAAGTGATCGTGCCGGCGGCTAGGTCGCTGAGCAACGCCTGGATCTGGTCGGTGTCCTCGTGGTCGGCAATCACCAAGGGGACTGATTCGTCGGCGATCATGCGGAAGGCGCGGCTCGAGTCCCGGGTGCCGGTATCGGTGAGAGGACCGTCTGTTACGGCCCGATAGTCCAGTGCCTGGCGGTTGCGCTGGACGACGTGACCGAGGGGTGTTTTCGTCTGATCGAGTGGGCTCGAATCGAGTCGTAGGTCCTTGTAGAGCTCTTTGTAGTAGCGGGCCAGAGCGAGTTGGTCGTCGAGTTCTGTGCTGGTATGACCGAAGTGTTTGAGCGTCAGCGCGCACGCTGGCCGGTATTCGGCGGGTTGGTGGCCTTCTGCCGGGTCGAAGACGATCACCAGCCCGCCCTCGGGGATTTCGCCGTTTCGGTTGGCGCGCCCGGCCGCTTGTTGTATCGAATCCGCTGGTGCCAGTGCTCGCCACACGATCGGGAACGACAGATCGACCCCGGCTTCTACGAGCTGGGTGGCGATGAGCAGAGTCGGCTTCCCGGCACGCAAACGTTGCGTCACTGTTTCGAGGACTGCGCGGCGGTGCTGGGGGCACATCCGGGTCGACAGGTGCCAGATCTCGCGGTCGCTGGAGGCGAGTTGATACAGGTGGCGGGCATCGGCGACGGAGTTGACGACGACCATCGCTTGATCCTGGGCGCGTAGTTCGTCGGCGATCTGCTGCCAGGTCGGTTGCGGGTCCAGTCGCCATTGGTAGTGGACTCTGCGGGACTGCTCGAACAGCGGCTGCGGGTCGGCGATGACCGGTGTGATGGAAACGCTGCCGCGGCTCTGTGAGGCCAGCCATGGGGACAACGCCTGGAACTCTGGCTGCGTTGCCGATGTCAGCAGAACGGTCGTGCCGAAATCTTCGGCGAGAGTGCGCAGCCCGCTCAAGATTGGTACAAGTAGCAGGGTGGGCAGCGCTTGGACTTCGTCGAGAACGATGACCGCGTTGGCCAGCCGATGCAGCTTGCGGATCCGGGAGGGTTTGCGGCCGAACATCGACTCGAACAACTGCACCGTAGTGGTCACGGTGAACGGTGCGTCCCAATTCTCTGCCGCCAACCGCGCCCACCGGTCCGCAGTACGGCCGGAGCTTAACTTCTCGTCATTGTCGGGTTCGTGGAATCGGACGCTGGAATGATGCTCGAGCACCACCGGCTGGTCATCGGTGTCGAGAAGCCGGCGATAGACCGCGGCGTTCTGTTCGGTGACGGTGATGAACGGCACCGCCACGATTACTCGTGCTTTGTTCCACCGCGCCGCATGGTGCAGAGCAAATGCGCCTTGGGCAAAGGTCTTTCCCAGTCCGGTAGGAGCCGCAAGCCGAAAGATCCCCGGCGGCAGTGCTGCCGCGTCGACGGCGGCCTCATACACCTGGGTGCGCATAAGGCTGATCTTGTCGTCGGCCGAGGTGATCCGCGCGGCTCGGCGCTGCTCGAATCTGAGGGTCAGAGCTGCCATGTCCGCGGGTGGGGCTACCCGTGGGCCGGGGTCTGCTTGCCGGTGCGCGGCGGTGTCGAGATGATCGGCATCGACCAAGGCGGAGAACACCATGCGCAACCGCATCTCCAACGACAGCTTCTCTTCGGACGTCTTCGGCGACCGTCGTGGAAACAAGCGCGGCGACAGCAGCGCGCCAGCAGCCTCGGGTATGTCGAGCAGGAACCGTGCGGTGGTCTCGGGATCCTCAGCGCCGGCTTCTTGCAGCGTTAGGCGGAGTTCTTCTGGATCAGTGAGGCCACCGTGGTGTCCGAGTACGGCCATGGCGGCCAAACCTGCGGGACCTTGCCCGTTCTGCCCGAACACCAACCGTGTGCCGAGTTGCTTGTGCGGGACTCCCACTCGGTTATCGGTGCCCTCGACTCGCAGCAACCCGGTTTGCCATGCGCATGAGGCCTTGCCGGCGTCATGGAACAACCCGAGTAGGTAGGCCAGCTCGCCACAGCCGAACTCTGAAGCGAAGCGTGCAGCCCACCGTGCCGTGGAACGACAATGATCGGAAAGTCCGTGACGCGGCCCTAACGCGGTGTGGCCGTGGGCATCTACGATTCGGCGTGCGCTGTGTGCCCAAAGATCCACCGCCTCAACCTATCCTGAGCCTCTGACATCGAACCTCAACCGCGCCTGCCGGTGGGTTGGCGATCCGATAGTTAGGAACCTGTAGTGCGACCTGAATCCCAGGACCGTTCCGAAGTCGCGAGCTGGCTTTATCTTGTCCGCGACTGTCTGATACTGCGGAATCTCGGTACCCTTCATGGGGAATGCGCTGGTAATCCAGCCTGGCGCCGAGCTCCCGAGCTGGGCGAGAATCTCAACTCCTTCGAGCTTGTTGGCCAGCGATCCGGTCAACCTGGCGCCGAGCTCCCGAGCTGGGCGAGAATCTCAACGGCTCGTGGTCAGCTGCGAAGACTGCAGACAGGACCACTGGCGCCGAGCTCCCGAGCTGGGCGAGAATCTCAACCCCGCGAATGGCTCTTGCGAGTGCGCGAGCAGGACTGGCGCCGAGCTCCCGAGCTGGGCGAGAATCTCAACTGCTCGGTCAGCTCGTCGGTGTCGCGGTAGCTGAGGACTGGCGCCGAGCTCCCGAGCTGGGCGAGAATCTCAACTTCTCGCCCGCATCCATCATCTCGCCGCCGAATCCTGGCGCCGAGCTCCCGAGCTGGGCGAGAATCTCAACATTCCACTGTCGCCCGCGAAGCGCGGCCGGTCGCCTGGCGCCGAGCTCCCGAGCTGGGCGAGAATCTCAACTCCGGATACGCCGAATTCCACCAGTCCCCGGTCAACTGGCGCCGAGCTCCCGAGCTGGGCGAGAATCTCAACCCTTGAAGCCGCGAACCAAGATCCCGCTCACCGAACTGGCGCCGAGCTCCCGAGCTGGGCGAGAATCTCAACTCGTTTGACCGGTTCCGCCTTGTCTGGAATCCACCTGGCGCCGAGCTCCCGAGCTCGGCGAGAATCTCAACAGGCGCGCTGGTCCGCAACATCGCTTCGGTGAGCTGGCGCCGAGCTCCCGAGCTCGGCGAGAATCTCAACACTCTCACCGCCATCGAGGACGACGCCCCGCCCGACTGGCGCCGAGCTCCCGAGCTCGGCGAGAATCTCAACTCGGCATGCCGGGCGCCGGCGTCGTAGCCGCCGCTGGCGCCGAGCTCCCGAGCTGGGCGAGAATCTCAACTGGGGCGGAGAGATGCCGACGGCGTATATCAGCACTGGCGCCGAGCTCCCCAGCTCGGCGAGAATCTCAACCTGTTCCTATACATCCTGGCCCAAGCATCGGATAGTCGCGTTTCGGTGCTTGGGCCAAGTGTCCCCGGCGGGTTTGTTGCGATCAAGCGGAATCTGTTGGTAGTCAATGCAATTGGAACCGACCGGTCGACCATTGTCTCGAAGGTTGCAGCCCGGTAGCGTGCGTCCGGCATCCGTGTCATAGCAACAGGAATCCGAGTGTTCGCGATGACCGAGGGTGAAGTAGCGAACTCCGAATCTGGCTGCGGAAATCGTGGGAAAGGGTTTGGCGGTTCGCGTCACGACTGTCGTTGCTTGTCCTTGTCAAGGTGTTGGTGACAGCAGCAGGGAAAGCGATAGACCGCTGGCTGTTGTGACTGGTCTTACTTGTCGGTGGGGCGGTGCATGATGCTGCGCAACAGTCGTTCGTCCCGTGGAATCACATGGGATGACTTGGAAATCAACAGATTACGAGGAAGGGGGCGGGGTGCCTGCGGTGGTGCAAGTTCAAGCGCCGGCAGCGTTGTTCACGCAGCCGGGGTTGAGTGCGGAGCGGATGACCTACCTGGTGATGACGCCGTCGGCGGCGGTGGGGGTGCTTTCGAGCATCTTCTGGAAGCCTGAGATCCGGTATCGGGTCGAGCGGATCGAGGTGTTGAGACCGATTCGAACGTTCACTCTGCGACGGAACGAGACGACGGATCTGGTGTCGTTGGCCGATGCGGTCGGTGGAGTCAGGACGGTGGACACGGTGTCGAACCGTGTCCAACGAAATGCGTTGTGCCTGAAGGACGTTGCCTATCGGATCTACGCGCACATCGATGTTCTTCCACACGCGACCAAACCCGCGGCAGCCTATCTCTCCCAGTTCGAGCGGCGAGTGGAGCGCGGGCAGTGCTTCAACCAGCCTTACCTGGGGACGCGGGAGTTTCCCGCCTCGTTCGGGCCTGCAGACGACGCACCGTTGTCGCCGGTGTCGGCGGATCTGGGGATGATGCTGCACAGCATCGACTACACGACCAATCCGCGTAGATCGCGCTGGTTTCATGCCGAACTGAAGAACGGGGTGCTGCGTGTCGGCGAGCCCGAGCTCGTGGAGGCGTGAATGTTGCTGCGGCGGTTGACAACCTATGCGCGGGAAAACTATCACGGTGCACCGGCGTTTCATCGTGACCGCGAGTTCCGCTGGAAACTCGACATCTCGATCGCCAACGGTGAGATCTCGGCAATCCCGAGGTTCACAGCGCTGAGAGATCCTGATCGTCCGAAACGCGGTGTAGTGCACACCGTTCCAGCATCCACTCGAACCGTAGGTATCTCGCCGAACTTGGCTGCCGATGACGCCCAATATGTCCTGGGCTGGGGTGATGACTCCGTAGCCGAGGCTCGGGTTGCCGAATGTCATCGAGCGTTCGTGCAATTGATCACCGACTGGGCAAATACCGTTCCGGTGGAACAGGACCCAGTCCCTCACCTGTTGGCGCAGTCGTATCGATCGGGGCTGCTGAGTGAGGTCGTTCGGCCGGAGGAACTGCGTGCCAAGGACGGTGTGGTCATCGCGATCGACGGAGACTACGCCTACACCAGCTCCAGCGCAGCCGAGTTCTGGCGGGAGCGGGTCGGCGCGACGAAGGGCAGCGGACGCACGGGAACCTGCATGATCTGTACCCGGAATCGCGAGTTGGCCAACACTATTCCGGGAAAAGTGTCCGCCACCTTGGTGCCGGGTGCCTCCAACGACGCGGCTCTGGTCAGTATCAACGAGCGGGTGTTCGGCTACGACCTGGTTGCGCAGCTGACGCACACCCCGATCTGCCTGTCGTGTGCTGATGAGTTGATGGTGGGCCTGACCGGAGTGCTGTCCTCGCAGCACACCCTCACCTATGCCGGGCAGGACACCAGGCTGGCGTGGTGGGTGACCGACACCGACGAACTCGACCACATGAACCTGATCCTGGACCCCAGCCCTGCCGAGGTCGATGCCTTCTTCTCCTCGGTCACCGCGGCCAAACACCGCCAGAAGCGGCTCGAGGGCCGATTCTGCTGGTTGGCTGTCGGTGGCAACGTCGCCAGGATCATGGTCCGCGATTGGGTCGATATCGCGTTGGCGTGCGACGACGAAGACTCCATCGATCACGACAGCAACGTGCTGGCCTGGTTTCGCGACCACAAGAACACTCCGCGGCGAACCGAAGCCGTGACGTTGCGCGATGGGCGGCAACTACCGGCCGGAAAATGGTTCCACAGCCCCGCCGCGCTCGCGGCCTGCCTCGGACGCTGGGACGCCACCGCGCGGACGTACCGGCCGTTCGGGGCGAAGAACGCCGACAGACCCGACCGGGCCCTGCAGCAGTTGATGAGGGTCGCGGTCCTCGACGAACCACTGCCGGCCGCGCTCAACGCGCACCTGATTCACCGTATCCGCAGCGACGGCTACATCGATGACCGGCGGGCATCGCTGGCACGTCTGGCATTGACCCGCCTACCGAACCGGTGCAAGGACAACATGATTCCCTCAGAACTCGACGAAGAATATCGCGACCGCGCCTATCTGTCCGGACGGCTTTTCGCGCTACTGGAACAAACCCAGCACGCCGCACACAGGCGCGCCGTCCGCGAGTCCGCAGGAACAGTCGGGGGCAGCGGCGAAAGCTCTGCCCAAGAAAACGCGAAACAAGCTGACCGCCCGCGCACCGAAGTAGCGGTGAACAGTACTTTCGGAGACCGTTTCCGGCGCCGCGCGGTCGACACTCCGCGTCCAGTGCTGGTGCAGGGGTGGAAAGAATCAGCCGCCTGGCTGACCAAGATTCGCCGTCGCGACGGGGTCGGTCTGGCGAAGTGGCATGCCGACCGGATCGGTGCGGTCTACGAGCTGATCAACGCACAGGACGGTGGTCTTCCGGTACGCAACAACCTGCGCCAGCAAGACCAATTCATCCTTGGCTACCAGCACCAACACGCCCACCGGACCGCAACGGTCATCGCCGTCGAGGCTTAATCCTTCTTCTTCTTTCTTCGAAAGGTTCGCCCGTATGAACGCAACCACCGCTCACCTCGACCCGCACGTCCGCCACGACATGGTTTTTCTGTTCGACGTCACCGACGGCAACCCCAACGGCGACCCCGACGCAGGCAACCAGCCGCGTGTGGACCTCGATTCCGGACACGGTCTGGTCACCGACGTCGCGGTGAAACGCAAGATCCGTGACACTCTCGCCCTGGCCGCCCAGGGCAACCCCCGCTACGGGATTTTCGTTCAAGCCGGCCACGCTCTGAACACTCGCCTCACCGAATCGCTGACAGCTAATGGGATAGAGGTCAGCTCGAAGAACAGCAAAGACAAGAAGCCCGCCAAAGGCAATCGGATCCCTGCCGAACAAGCAGCTATCGCCCGAGCTTGGCTGTGCGACAGATATGTCGACATCCGGCTCTTCGGTGCGGTGCTGTCCACCGGTGACACCAATGCCCTCGGAAGTATCCGCGGCCCACTGCAATTCGGCATGGCTCGCTCGATCGACCCGATCGTCCCCGTCGAGCACGCCATCACCCGCGTCACCCAAACCCGCCAAGCTGACATCGATCTGGGCGAGTCCACCGAGATGGGCTCGAAATGGACCGTCCCCTACGGCCTCTACAAGGCCGAAATCACCTACTCCGCCGCCCGAGGCGTACAAACAGGCGTCGACACCAAAGATTTCGAACTGCTCTACCAAGTCCTGGAAATGATGTTCGACCACGACAGCTCCGCAACCCGCGGCCGGATGACTGCTCGCGGGCTGCATGTCTTCAGCCACGACAACACTTTCGGCAACGCACCCGCCCACAAACTGCTCGAACGAGTCCACGTCCACACGGCGCGGAGCTCGAGCGATCGCGGCACCGAGGACTGGAGTCCCAGGAAGTTCGCCGACTACCAGATCTCGGTCGACACCGCTGCACTCCCTGCGGGTGTCGCCTACACCGAGGTGTTCAACTGACCAGCGGCCCCACCCCTGTCGTGCTCGAAGACCGTTGGAGTGTGCCGATCTCGGCGATCGAGCACTACGCATACTGTCCGCGCCAGGCAGTGTTGATCTGGCAAGAAGCGTATTTCGAATCGAATGCCGATACTGTGCGCGGTGACATTGCCCACGAGGCCGTGGACCGCGGCGGAGCACTGACCGGTCGTGCAGGGGCTCGGGTGTGGAGGTCGCTTCCGGTCCACAGTGAAACCCTCGCTATCCACGGTGTCTGTGACACCGTGCATCGAACCCGCGATGGCTTGGTTCCGGTGGAACACAAATCCGGCCGTTACCGTCCCGGCGGTCCAGCGGATCTGCAAGTGGCCGCACAAGTGCTATGCCTTCGGGAGATGTTCGCTCAACCGATTCCCCACGGAGAGCTATTTATCGGTCGTGACCGTCGCCGCTACACCGTCACCGTCGACGATGACCTCGCCGCGGCGGTCAGGGCGATAACCGGTCAACTGCGTCGCCGCATAGCCGCTGCTGTTCTACCTCCGCCAGTCCACGACTCACGATGCACCCGCTGCTCACTGCGGCCAGGCTGTGTGCCTGAATCGGTCCGGCACACCACGATCGACCTGTTCACCCCTCGTCCAGTCCGAGACTGCCAATGACAGAGCTATTGAAGACCCTCTACGTCACCACACCGGCACCAGCCTTCACCTCGACGGAGATGCGTTGCGGGTCCACCATCCCGACCGTCCCGGACGCCATCTTCTACCCCTGATCCGCCTCGGAGACATCGTCGCTTTCAACGGAGTCACCGTGACCGACGATCTCATGCATCGCTGCGCTGCAGACGGGCGTGGGATCACGTGGCTCACACGCAACGGCCGCTTCCTCGCCCGCGTCGGCGGGCCACACAGCGGGAACCCACACCTGCGGATTCAGCAATTCCGTGCCCATGGCGACCCGGACCGCCAGCTCGGCCTCGCCCAGTCGATGGTCGCGGGCAAGCTACACAACTACCGCCAGTTACTGCTGCGGTCCGCTCGCGACTTGCCAGCCGAACGGCAATCGGTTGTCCGTGAGGTCGCCGAACAAC from Nocardia goodfellowii carries:
- a CDS encoding SMP-30/gluconolactonase/LRE family protein; the encoded protein is MTGQFGEIGPLRVEIIASGLGFVEGPAILPDGRIALASMSRGSVMILDPDGTVAAEHYLGGGPNGLVVGADGALYVAQNGGRFAARSRAAPGIQVIRDGHADYAYRGLESPNDLVFGPDGRLWVTDSRADVDFRRPESSPPGQVWAIDLDSGRAELMAQGPIFVNGIGFSPDCRTLYVTETVHAHVTAYPLRAGTLQPGRILATLLGAHPDGFAVDTAGRLWITTTTGDRIDVLAPDGTLLAQYPLPPNSMPTNICVLPGPEVFVTAAGTGSLLRLVPRSVAGLPTWLEVGEDDIIRVDLCPEGD
- a CDS encoding transposase, whose protein sequence is MTSVAVTRRADLTDAQWARLELLLPRGKKAGRPPKWTKRQLIDGIRWRTRIGIPWRDVVVEYGPWQTI
- a CDS encoding NAD(P)-dependent oxidoreductase produces the protein MAEHTTVTVLGLGAMGKALATAFLKGGHPTTVWNRSPGKDAELVAAGAGGAGSVAEAVQAGRVIVAVLLDHASVHETLDPIVGQLAGRQLINLTSTAPEQARELARWAAEHGIDYLDGGIMAIPPMIGQPGSSILYSGSQAVFDENRPLLELLGAAEYFGEDAGLASLYDFALLANMYTMFTGFMHGAAMVASAGHSVEAFSHRAAAWLTAMAQSIPEYGRIIESGDYSAEIQHLAFQKAAVDGIVQASRDAGVALDVIAPIKNLIDRQVADGHGALAFERTFEELR
- a CDS encoding winged helix-turn-helix transcriptional regulator, whose amino-acid sequence is MSTKRHGPYFCGIDAAMDVIGGKWKVLILWELQENGVRRFGELRRGLPGVSEKMLIQHLRELEEDGIITREVFPEIPPRVEYQLTEQGSALNAALEPIGLWGKARIDRIGAERVHLPA
- the cas3 gene encoding CRISPR-associated helicase Cas3' is translated as MDLWAHSARRIVDAHGHTALGPRHGLSDHCRSTARWAARFASEFGCGELAYLLGLFHDAGKASCAWQTGLLRVEGTDNRVGVPHKQLGTRLVFGQNGQGPAGLAAMAVLGHHGGLTDPEELRLTLQEAGAEDPETTARFLLDIPEAAGALLSPRLFPRRSPKTSEEKLSLEMRLRMVFSALVDADHLDTAAHRQADPGPRVAPPADMAALTLRFEQRRAARITSADDKISLMRTQVYEAAVDAAALPPGIFRLAAPTGLGKTFAQGAFALHHAARWNKARVIVAVPFITVTEQNAAVYRRLLDTDDQPVVLEHHSSVRFHEPDNDEKLSSGRTADRWARLAAENWDAPFTVTTTVQLFESMFGRKPSRIRKLHRLANAVIVLDEVQALPTLLLVPILSGLRTLAEDFGTTVLLTSATQPEFQALSPWLASQSRGSVSITPVIADPQPLFEQSRRVHYQWRLDPQPTWQQIADELRAQDQAMVVVNSVADARHLYQLASSDREIWHLSTRMCPQHRRAVLETVTQRLRAGKPTLLIATQLVEAGVDLSFPIVWRALAPADSIQQAAGRANRNGEIPEGGLVIVFDPAEGHQPAEYRPACALTLKHFGHTSTELDDQLALARYYKELYKDLRLDSSPLDQTKTPLGHVVQRNRQALDYRAVTDGPLTDTGTRDSSRAFRMIADESVPLVIADHEDTDQIQALLSDLAAGTITSGLALRRLQPWTVQLPTTTANRADVAPLIETIVGDLGRWKGTYDWNPATSQGVGLDEAHINIVF
- the cas5c gene encoding type I-C CRISPR-associated protein Cas5c codes for the protein MPAVVQVQAPAALFTQPGLSAERMTYLVMTPSAAVGVLSSIFWKPEIRYRVERIEVLRPIRTFTLRRNETTDLVSLADAVGGVRTVDTVSNRVQRNALCLKDVAYRIYAHIDVLPHATKPAAAYLSQFERRVERGQCFNQPYLGTREFPASFGPADDAPLSPVSADLGMMLHSIDYTTNPRRSRWFHAELKNGVLRVGEPELVEA
- a CDS encoding type I-C CRISPR-associated protein Cas8c/Csd1; amino-acid sequence: MLLRRLTTYARENYHGAPAFHRDREFRWKLDISIANGEISAIPRFTALRDPDRPKRGVVHTVPASTRTVGISPNLAADDAQYVLGWGDDSVAEARVAECHRAFVQLITDWANTVPVEQDPVPHLLAQSYRSGLLSEVVRPEELRAKDGVVIAIDGDYAYTSSSAAEFWRERVGATKGSGRTGTCMICTRNRELANTIPGKVSATLVPGASNDAALVSINERVFGYDLVAQLTHTPICLSCADELMVGLTGVLSSQHTLTYAGQDTRLAWWVTDTDELDHMNLILDPSPAEVDAFFSSVTAAKHRQKRLEGRFCWLAVGGNVARIMVRDWVDIALACDDEDSIDHDSNVLAWFRDHKNTPRRTEAVTLRDGRQLPAGKWFHSPAALAACLGRWDATARTYRPFGAKNADRPDRALQQLMRVAVLDEPLPAALNAHLIHRIRSDGYIDDRRASLARLALTRLPNRCKDNMIPSELDEEYRDRAYLSGRLFALLEQTQHAAHRRAVRESAGTVGGSGESSAQENAKQADRPRTEVAVNSTFGDRFRRRAVDTPRPVLVQGWKESAAWLTKIRRRDGVGLAKWHADRIGAVYELINAQDGGLPVRNNLRQQDQFILGYQHQHAHRTATVIAVEA
- the cas7c gene encoding type I-C CRISPR-associated protein Cas7/Csd2 gives rise to the protein MNATTAHLDPHVRHDMVFLFDVTDGNPNGDPDAGNQPRVDLDSGHGLVTDVAVKRKIRDTLALAAQGNPRYGIFVQAGHALNTRLTESLTANGIEVSSKNSKDKKPAKGNRIPAEQAAIARAWLCDRYVDIRLFGAVLSTGDTNALGSIRGPLQFGMARSIDPIVPVEHAITRVTQTRQADIDLGESTEMGSKWTVPYGLYKAEITYSAARGVQTGVDTKDFELLYQVLEMMFDHDSSATRGRMTARGLHVFSHDNTFGNAPAHKLLERVHVHTARSSSDRGTEDWSPRKFADYQISVDTAALPAGVAYTEVFN